The Vibrio sp. STUT-A11 region CGCCATTCCTGAATGAACTTGATATGACCGTTGTCATCGACCACATGGGACGTCCTGATGTCTCGAAAGGCGTCTACAGCGAAGAGTTCGAGAAGTTCATTAACATGATGGAGAGTAACCCGCAGATCTGGACGAAAGTGACCTGTCCAGAGCGTTTGACGCTAACGCCACCAGACTACTCAGACGTGGTTCCTTTCGCTCGTGAGTTGGTTGAACGCTTCCCTGAACGTGTACTGTGGGGTACTGACTGGCCGCATCCAAACATGAAATCACACACGCCAGATGACGGTCACCTTGTTGATGTGATCCCAAAAATCGCACCATCGGAAGAACTGCAACAAGCGCTGCTTGTCACTAACCCGATGAAACTGTACTGGTCGGAGGAAGCTTAAAATGTCTTATCTTGATAACAAGTCCTCAATTGAAGGTACCGTTCTGTTTGACGGTGAAATGGCTCGTAAAGGTTACGGTCTGAACAAGATGTGCTTTTCTCTCAACACGGCTGCGGCTCGCGAAGAGTTTCAGCGTGATGAAATGGCTTACTGCGATAAGTTTGGTCTGACGGAAGAGCAGAAAGTCGCGATTCAAAATCGTGATGTGCTTGGCTTACTAAAGCTTGGCGGAAGTATTTACTATTTGGCTAAGTTTGCCGGCATGCTTGGTCTGAATATGCAAGATATTGGTGCGATTCAAACCGGAAAAACGGTTGAAGAATTTAAGCAAATGTTAGTCGACGCGGGGAAATAATCATGGCAAAAATTATAGGTGGTATCGGTACTTCACATATCCCTGCTATCGGCAAAGCGATAGAAAACAATCAACAACAGGAACCGTACTGGAAGCCGTTGTTTGATGCGTATCCTCCGATTCTTAAATGGTTAGGGGAAGAAAAGCCAGACGTTGCGATTCTGTTTTACAACGACCATGGTCTGGAATTCTTCATCGATAAGAAGCCGACCTTTGCTATTGGTGTCGCAGACCGTTATGAAAACGCCGACGAAGGTTGGGGTATTCAAACGATTCCAGATGTGAAAGGGTCTCCAGACTTAGCGTGGCACATTTCCAACCACTTGGTTGAAAATGAATTCGACATCACGATTTGTCAGGAAATGAAAGTCGACCACGGTCTGACGGTTCCTATGCAGCTTCTATGGCCGAATTACTCGTACGATAATGTTCAGGTTATTCCTGTTTGTATCAACTGTGAGCAGCATCCAATGCCTTCTCCAAAGCGTTGTTACGACCTGGGTAAACAGATTGCTGCGGCAGTTGAAAGCTTCGATCAAGACTTGAAAGTGGTTGTGCTTGGCACAGGCGGTCTTTCACACCAGCTGGACGGCGAGCGTGCAGGGTTTATTAACAAAGAGTTTGACCTGTACTGCATGGATAAACTGGTTTACGAGCCAGAGTGTCTGACCAAACTTTCTGTTCTTGATCTTATCAAAGAGGGTGGCGCTCAAGGCCCTGAACTGAACATGTGGCTTGGTATGCGCGGAACGCTACAAGGTGAGCTGAATGTGTTGCAAAGCAGCTACCACGCACCGATCTCAAATACTGGCTCCGGTACGATGTTGATCGAGTCAAAATAGTCGTTCGACGACTTGTTCATTCTCTCCTTGTTAAGCGGTCCAAACTAACGGACCGCTTTGTTTTTTCTCATATATCTTCTTTGAGTTGTATTTTAAGCTATCAACCAGCTTTGATATCGTCACTCATTTGGTTTGTAACTCAGGTATTGTGACATGTCTGCTTTACTCACGGGCTTAGCTTTTAGGAAGCCTTGAATAAAGTTACAACCGTAATTGTGTAGTGTTGCAAGCTGTATTTCAGTCTCTACACCTTCAGCAACCACATCCAATGAAATCGCATGAGACATAGAGATAATGGCTTGGCATAATTGGGCAGACTTATGTGCATTATGATCAATATTGCGAACAAAACTGCGATCCATTTTTACGATATCAACGGGATACTCACTAAGTACTGAAAGGGAAGAGTAACCCGTACCAAAATCATCAAGATAAATAATGACGCCGAGTTTTTTAATTTCCTCTAACGCTTTAACCGTACATGGTGAGTGATTGAGTAAAAACGACTCTGTGATTTCAATCCCCAATAAATGAGGCGGGAATTGATAGATGTTGAGAGTGTCTTGCAATGTTCGGATGATATGCTTTGATTCGAATTGTTTTGCTGACACGTTGATATTGATTCTAGGCGTATGGGTGAGTGAATGATTCTGCCAAAGTTGCTCTAAAGTCTGACAGACCTGCCTCACGACCCAGTCGCCAATCTGTATGATAAGGCCTGTTTCTTCTGCTACCGGGATAAACTCGGCCGGAGATATTAACCCTTTCACTGGATGGTTCCATCGAAGTAGCGCTTCAAAACCAGATACTTGTTCTTTCTTTTGGCAATAGATGGGTTGAAACGCCAAAGAAAGTTGCTCTTCCTTGACGGCTTTAATGAGGTCTTGTTCTAGCACAAAACGCTGCTTGGCCGCAGTAAACATATTTTCATTGAAAAAGATGACTTTTTCAGCGCCTGATTCTTTGGCTTTGTACATCGCCGTATCAGCTTCACGTAAAATACTTGCGAGTGACTGAGTGGATGAAGTAACAATTGACACCCCGATACTTGCACCTAAATGACAGGTTTGGCCATGGATGTAATATGGCTTTGTGAGGAGGTTGGAAAAACGTTGGCATAAGTCTCGTGTAACTTGCTTATCAACTTGATTAGGTAGGCACACCACAAATTCATCTCCACCTAAACGAAAACAAATATCCTCTTTTCGAATGCTGTTTTTGAGACGATTAGCGACTTCTTTTAGGACGAGATCACCGATCAGGTGCCCCATGGAGTCGTTGACAATTTTAAACCTATCAAGGTCGATAAAGAGAATCGAAAATCCTACACTTTGCCGTGTCTCAATTTGTCTCCGCTGGAAATTTATTTGTCCGCTGAGTGCTTTTCTATTCAACAGTCCAGTAAGTTCATCTTGCGTCGCCTGGATCTCAAGGCTGCGGGTTTTCTCTTTTACTAACTGTTCGGAGACCCTTAGCCGATGAGCATAAAAAGCAACGCCAAACGAGACTGATGCGGTAAGCAACAATATAAGTACTACTGCTGCTGAGCCGTAAATCAGCACGCTATACTTGTCCTCTATTGTTGAAACGGATATCTGCCACCGTTGACCTATAGTCGGTAAAGTCACTTCTTGGGTATGGGATATTTTTCTTTCAAAACCAGAGGTTTTCTTTAGGGCGACATTGATATGTGATTGGAAAACAATGGTATGTGTTTGTTCACTGAGGTTAAGCACCGAGATGTTTAGTTTCTTCGAGTTTATTTCACTCTTCCATGCCACACCTAAAAATTCATACAATAGTATACTTACCACCACAAAACCTTGTAGCTTGCCATCTCTTTCCATTACAGGAAGAAACATCCGCATACCTTGAATACCATCCTCATTGAATATACTGGTAGTGATGTCTTGCTGATACAGTGCCTGCTCCATTGCTGTAGCATCATTACAGTTTGTGTCTAACCTCTGTCCCAAATAGTCGCTGGCTTCAAATTGAGGTGAAACATAGTAAACAGGCAGTGTGGCTTCTTCTAACCAATTTGCACATGATGCGGTTTGTTGGATATCTGGAAATAGCTGAAAACCAAGCAAGCCATCATCTTCAGCTTGCGCTTTAAACTGATTCACGTCACTTAAAGCGGTCAGTGGTAGCCAAAATACAGAGTTAATACCTGAACCTATTTCAGTTCTATCGTTGAGAAAATTTTGGAACTGTTCTTGAGTCGGGTTGTTTCCATTTTGCATAAATTTATGAGTGGAGTAGAGCAACTCAGAAAGGGCTGCCGTTGATTGTTCAAGTGATTTGACCTTGCTGCTAAATTGAGTTGTTAGTTGAGCATGCAATCTTCTCGATTCATAGAACTCAATGGTGAGGAAACAGAAAACTGCAGTAACAAGACCTATTACCCAGATAGGGATAAGTGATTGGTGGAAAAACGAGAACTTCAATGTGGATTAACTCAAATAGTGATCTTCTTAGTTATTGATAATAACATAATTTATTTATGTAATGATAATTATTATCAATACATATTTGGCTTGAACTATTCTTGGCGCTAAAACGTGGCATGAAATGAAGGCAAATGAGTAAAGACATTTACGAGGACAGGGACCAATTTGATTTAGCTAAGATTCACTGAATCAAAGATGGGCAGAAATGAGTTTGGACAATCTGTCAGAGCTGATTCCACTTTGGGTTCGTCAA contains the following coding sequences:
- a CDS encoding class III extradiol dioxygenase family protein: MAKIIGGIGTSHIPAIGKAIENNQQQEPYWKPLFDAYPPILKWLGEEKPDVAILFYNDHGLEFFIDKKPTFAIGVADRYENADEGWGIQTIPDVKGSPDLAWHISNHLVENEFDITICQEMKVDHGLTVPMQLLWPNYSYDNVQVIPVCINCEQHPMPSPKRCYDLGKQIAAAVESFDQDLKVVVLGTGGLSHQLDGERAGFINKEFDLYCMDKLVYEPECLTKLSVLDLIKEGGAQGPELNMWLGMRGTLQGELNVLQSSYHAPISNTGSGTMLIESK
- a CDS encoding EAL domain-containing protein; the encoded protein is MHAQLTTQFSSKVKSLEQSTAALSELLYSTHKFMQNGNNPTQEQFQNFLNDRTEIGSGINSVFWLPLTALSDVNQFKAQAEDDGLLGFQLFPDIQQTASCANWLEEATLPVYYVSPQFEASDYLGQRLDTNCNDATAMEQALYQQDITTSIFNEDGIQGMRMFLPVMERDGKLQGFVVVSILLYEFLGVAWKSEINSKKLNISVLNLSEQTHTIVFQSHINVALKKTSGFERKISHTQEVTLPTIGQRWQISVSTIEDKYSVLIYGSAAVVLILLLTASVSFGVAFYAHRLRVSEQLVKEKTRSLEIQATQDELTGLLNRKALSGQINFQRRQIETRQSVGFSILFIDLDRFKIVNDSMGHLIGDLVLKEVANRLKNSIRKEDICFRLGGDEFVVCLPNQVDKQVTRDLCQRFSNLLTKPYYIHGQTCHLGASIGVSIVTSSTQSLASILREADTAMYKAKESGAEKVIFFNENMFTAAKQRFVLEQDLIKAVKEEQLSLAFQPIYCQKKEQVSGFEALLRWNHPVKGLISPAEFIPVAEETGLIIQIGDWVVRQVCQTLEQLWQNHSLTHTPRININVSAKQFESKHIIRTLQDTLNIYQFPPHLLGIEITESFLLNHSPCTVKALEEIKKLGVIIYLDDFGTGYSSLSVLSEYPVDIVKMDRSFVRNIDHNAHKSAQLCQAIISMSHAISLDVVAEGVETEIQLATLHNYGCNFIQGFLKAKPVSKADMSQYLSYKPNE
- a CDS encoding protocatechuate 4,5-dioxygenase subunit alpha — translated: MSYLDNKSSIEGTVLFDGEMARKGYGLNKMCFSLNTAAAREEFQRDEMAYCDKFGLTEEQKVAIQNRDVLGLLKLGGSIYYLAKFAGMLGLNMQDIGAIQTGKTVEEFKQMLVDAGK